A genome region from Chengkuizengella sp. SCS-71B includes the following:
- the pheS gene encoding phenylalanine--tRNA ligase subunit alpha: MKEQLEALKLEALKELENVNDSKALNELRVKYLGKKGPLTEILRGMGKLSNEERPVIGQVANEVRSAIGNGIQLKQDQISQRELENRLKEETIDITLPGRKPSQGAIHPLNKVIQDIEDIFVGMGYTVEEGPEVEQDYYNFEALNLPKDHPARDMQDTFYITEELLMRTHTSPVQIRTMEAKKGEVPVKIICPGRVYRRDDDDATHSHVFTQIEGLVIDKNVRMSDLKGTLLQFVQEMYGKDTQIRLRPSFFPFTEPSAEVDITCASCKGEGCRICKQTGWIEILGSGMVHPRVLEMAGYDPNEYSGFAFGMGVERIAMLKYGIDDIRHFFTNDLRFLNQFVRI, encoded by the coding sequence ATGAAAGAACAATTAGAAGCACTAAAACTGGAAGCTCTAAAGGAGCTTGAGAATGTTAATGACAGCAAAGCACTGAATGAATTAAGAGTGAAATATTTAGGGAAAAAAGGACCATTAACTGAGATTTTAAGAGGCATGGGTAAGCTTTCAAACGAGGAAAGACCTGTCATCGGACAAGTTGCCAATGAAGTTCGTTCAGCGATTGGGAATGGAATTCAGTTGAAGCAAGATCAAATTTCACAAAGAGAATTAGAAAATCGCTTAAAAGAAGAAACGATTGATATCACTTTACCAGGAAGAAAGCCATCTCAAGGAGCCATTCATCCACTTAATAAAGTTATTCAAGATATTGAAGATATTTTCGTTGGTATGGGATATACGGTAGAAGAAGGACCAGAGGTCGAACAGGATTATTATAATTTTGAAGCATTAAACTTACCTAAAGACCATCCAGCTAGAGATATGCAAGATACTTTTTATATTACTGAAGAGCTTTTAATGAGAACTCATACTTCTCCAGTACAGATCAGAACGATGGAAGCGAAAAAAGGGGAAGTTCCAGTAAAAATTATTTGTCCGGGTCGAGTGTATCGAAGAGACGATGATGATGCAACTCACTCTCACGTTTTCACTCAAATCGAAGGATTAGTCATTGATAAAAACGTTAGAATGAGTGACCTAAAAGGTACGTTGTTACAGTTCGTACAAGAAATGTACGGTAAAGATACACAAATTCGCTTACGTCCAAGCTTCTTCCCATTTACGGAACCAAGTGCAGAGGTGGATATTACTTGTGCAAGTTGTAAAGGTGAAGGGTGTCGTATTTGTAAACAAACAGGCTGGATCGAGATACTAGGATCAGGTATGGTTCATCCTCGCGTATTAGAAATGGCAGGGTATGATCCAAATGAATATAGTGGTTTCGCTTTCGGAATGGGTGTAGAAAGAATAGCGATGTTGAAATATGGCATCGATGATATCCGCCATTTCTTTACGAATGACTTACGTTTCTTAAATCAATTTGTTCGAATATAG
- a CDS encoding cupredoxin domain-containing protein, giving the protein MKKMLFLVTMLAVVLTAAACGASEEPGEATNNAAVETSSADAKELKLTASNWAFDKAEYKVAVGEPVNFSIENAEGFHAFKIKELGIEIDPSTPKQFTINEAGTYQIKCSIQCGTGHKDMISTLVVE; this is encoded by the coding sequence ATGAAAAAAATGTTATTTCTAGTTACGATGTTAGCGGTAGTGTTAACTGCAGCGGCTTGTGGAGCTTCAGAGGAACCAGGTGAAGCAACAAATAATGCTGCTGTTGAAACATCTTCTGCAGATGCTAAGGAATTGAAGTTAACTGCATCTAACTGGGCATTTGATAAAGCAGAATATAAAGTAGCCGTTGGAGAGCCTGTTAATTTTTCAATTGAAAACGCTGAAGGATTTCATGCATTTAAGATTAAGGAACTTGGTATTGAAATTGACCCGAGCACTCCAAAACAATTTACAATTAATGAAGCAGGAACCTATCAAATTAAATGTTCCATTCAATGTGGTACTGGACACAAAGACATGATATCTACATTAGTTGTTGAATAA
- a CDS encoding phage holin family protein, translating into MRNFFGHVVRFIVAAIVLMFVGWVTPQFSVGGFWSALFLALAIAVIGWIIEGIFGNRVTPFSRGIVGFLTSAVVIWLAQFFVGNVSVTVIGAILAALVIGIIDLFIPISSPFEAGKRKEKAS; encoded by the coding sequence ATGAGGAATTTTTTTGGACATGTAGTTAGATTCATTGTCGCTGCTATTGTTTTAATGTTTGTAGGTTGGGTTACCCCTCAGTTTTCAGTAGGTGGCTTTTGGAGTGCATTATTTTTAGCGCTTGCTATTGCTGTAATTGGCTGGATTATTGAGGGCATATTTGGAAATCGAGTCACTCCCTTTAGTAGAGGTATTGTAGGGTTTCTAACGAGTGCAGTTGTAATTTGGCTAGCACAGTTCTTCGTTGGAAACGTATCAGTAACAGTTATAGGTGCCATTTTAGCTGCGTTAGTGATTGGGATCATTGATTTATTCATTCCAATTTCCAGTCCGTTTGAAGCTGGAAAACGTAAAGAAAAAGCCAGCTAA
- the zapA gene encoding cell division protein ZapA yields the protein MKPEEEKTRVTVNIYGTQYKMKGSPDMTPEYIKEIASYVDGKMRTIAGEQTKLDLNRLSVLSALYISNEYFQVKDIQQENEILNVRIQKLESENELYMKQNQEKSEIEERLIQEISQLKKYQQKLEEDLKDAWQQKEQAKDKSDQIEEKYSKLQDAFNKLKSEYNEWIELAEKELKIE from the coding sequence GTGAAGCCTGAGGAAGAAAAAACTAGAGTAACTGTCAACATCTACGGGACACAATATAAAATGAAAGGGAGTCCAGATATGACTCCTGAATATATAAAAGAAATTGCGTCCTATGTGGATGGTAAAATGCGCACAATAGCTGGTGAACAAACGAAATTAGATCTAAACCGTTTATCTGTTTTATCTGCTTTATATATCTCAAATGAGTATTTTCAAGTAAAGGACATTCAACAGGAAAATGAAATATTGAATGTCAGAATACAGAAACTTGAATCAGAAAACGAATTGTATATGAAACAAAATCAAGAAAAAAGTGAAATAGAAGAGCGATTAATACAAGAAATATCCCAACTGAAAAAGTACCAACAGAAACTAGAAGAGGATCTTAAAGATGCTTGGCAACAAAAAGAACAAGCAAAAGATAAATCAGATCAGATTGAAGAGAAGTACAGCAAGTTACAGGACGCCTTTAACAAATTAAAGAGTGAGTACAATGAGTGGATTGAGCTTGCAGAAAAAGAACTGAAAATAGAATAG
- the pheT gene encoding phenylalanine--tRNA ligase subunit beta: MKVSYQWLAEYVDVSGYTASDLAEKLTRSGVEVDVVEKLNKGVTGVVVGYVKTCEKHPNADKLNLCTVDVGQEEELQIICGAKNIEAGQKVPVAVPGAVLPGNFKIKKAKLRGIESNGMICSAKELGMNDRLLPKEIQEGILVLPADINVGEDILEVLGLNDEVLELELTPNRSDCLSMAGTAFEIGAILGREIKLPATEVSTSKTKASEKISVKNLSPEHCHHYSARYIEEVSIQPSPLWMQNRLMAAGIRPINNIVDITNYVMLEYGQPLHAFDADQLNDGHIEVRLANKDEKMTSLDNEERTLDDHMLLITDGTKPVAIAGVMGGSNSEVQTQTKNILLESAKFSGSTVRITSKKLGLRSESSLRFEKEVNPENVTVALNRAAALLSQYANGKVADGIVEELSTQNPAVNIQISLQKVNDYLGTDLTKQDVLNVFDRLQFSYTEADENEVIVHIPTRRGDITRDVDLIEEVARLHGYDHIPTSLMIGATTPGSLSKEQKIRRAIRRILTDEGLYETVNYSFTHPSQIKLFPGMYAETEPISLAMPMSEDRSTLRTSLIPHLLDVASYNKNRNQSDVHIFEIGNVFLTEEQSLSKQPEEKELLSILLTGKREAANWSVQENNVDFYDLKGHIETLFEVIGISGLQFVSTSPDGFHPGRTASIQIKTEDKVIELGTLGQLHPSIQQEKDLDEVYILEITLEEVYKLANFDIHYTTLPKYPAIGRDIAVVVDQSLQIGEIINSIKETAKELLESVQVFDIYTGEKVDDNKKSVALSLVYRHLERTLTDEEVTDLHGKVVEEIGKSFHAELRK, encoded by the coding sequence ATGAAAGTATCTTATCAATGGTTAGCTGAATATGTGGATGTATCAGGATATACGGCTTCAGATTTAGCAGAAAAATTAACACGCAGCGGAGTAGAAGTTGATGTTGTTGAAAAATTAAATAAAGGTGTTACAGGTGTAGTTGTCGGATATGTAAAAACGTGTGAAAAACATCCGAATGCAGATAAATTAAACCTATGTACTGTAGATGTTGGTCAAGAAGAAGAACTTCAAATTATTTGCGGAGCGAAAAATATCGAAGCAGGTCAAAAGGTTCCTGTAGCTGTACCAGGTGCTGTATTGCCTGGGAATTTTAAAATTAAAAAAGCGAAACTTCGCGGGATAGAATCTAATGGTATGATCTGTTCTGCTAAAGAATTAGGCATGAACGATCGATTGTTGCCTAAAGAAATTCAAGAAGGCATTTTAGTCCTTCCGGCAGATATAAATGTAGGTGAAGATATTTTAGAAGTACTTGGTTTAAATGACGAAGTATTGGAGCTTGAGCTTACACCTAACCGCTCTGATTGTCTAAGTATGGCGGGTACAGCTTTTGAAATTGGGGCAATCTTAGGAAGAGAAATTAAATTGCCTGCAACAGAGGTTAGCACTTCTAAAACAAAAGCATCTGAAAAAATCAGTGTGAAAAATTTGAGCCCTGAACATTGTCATCATTATTCTGCGAGATATATTGAGGAAGTATCCATCCAGCCAAGTCCTTTATGGATGCAAAATCGATTAATGGCTGCGGGTATTCGTCCTATAAACAATATTGTGGATATTACGAACTATGTGATGTTAGAGTACGGTCAACCATTACATGCATTTGATGCAGACCAATTGAACGATGGTCATATTGAAGTTCGTTTAGCAAATAAAGATGAAAAAATGACTTCTTTAGATAATGAAGAAAGAACATTAGATGATCATATGTTGCTAATTACAGATGGCACAAAACCTGTTGCTATAGCTGGTGTGATGGGTGGTTCCAATTCAGAAGTTCAAACGCAAACAAAAAATATCTTACTTGAATCAGCCAAGTTCTCAGGAAGTACTGTTCGTATCACTTCTAAAAAACTTGGATTAAGATCCGAGTCAAGTCTTCGATTTGAAAAAGAAGTGAACCCAGAAAATGTTACAGTTGCGTTAAATCGAGCTGCTGCACTTTTATCGCAATATGCGAATGGAAAAGTGGCAGATGGAATTGTAGAGGAGCTTTCAACACAAAATCCTGCAGTTAACATTCAAATAAGTTTGCAAAAAGTTAATGATTATTTGGGTACAGACTTAACTAAGCAGGATGTATTAAATGTGTTCGATCGATTACAATTTTCTTATACAGAAGCGGATGAAAATGAAGTGATTGTCCATATACCAACTCGACGCGGAGATATTACAAGAGATGTGGATTTAATTGAGGAAGTGGCACGTTTACATGGGTATGATCATATTCCAACTAGCCTAATGATTGGTGCAACAACACCAGGTTCACTATCTAAAGAACAGAAAATTAGAAGAGCGATCCGTCGAATTTTAACAGATGAAGGTTTGTACGAGACGGTAAACTATTCTTTTACACACCCTAGTCAAATTAAGTTATTCCCAGGTATGTATGCCGAAACTGAACCCATTTCACTAGCAATGCCAATGAGTGAAGATAGAAGTACTTTGAGAACAAGTTTAATACCTCATCTTTTGGATGTAGCATCTTATAATAAAAATAGAAATCAATCAGATGTTCATATTTTTGAAATTGGAAATGTATTTCTTACAGAAGAACAATCTTTATCTAAACAACCCGAAGAAAAAGAACTTCTATCTATTTTGCTAACAGGTAAAAGAGAAGCTGCAAATTGGTCTGTACAAGAAAATAACGTAGATTTTTATGATCTAAAAGGTCACATTGAAACTTTGTTTGAGGTTATTGGAATTTCGGGTTTACAATTTGTTTCGACTAGTCCGGATGGTTTCCACCCTGGTAGAACGGCTTCTATTCAAATCAAAACGGAAGATAAAGTGATTGAACTTGGAACGTTGGGGCAGTTGCATCCTTCTATACAACAAGAAAAAGATTTAGACGAAGTATATATTTTAGAAATCACGTTAGAAGAAGTTTATAAACTTGCTAATTTTGATATCCATTATACTACGTTACCAAAATATCCAGCGATTGGAAGAGATATTGCCGTTGTTGTAGATCAATCCTTACAAATTGGAGAAATTATAAATTCGATCAAAGAAACAGCGAAGGAGCTGCTTGAATCCGTTCAAGTTTTCGATATTTATACAGGAGAAAAAGTGGATGACAATAAAAAGAGCGTGGCGTTATCCTTAGTTTATAGACATTTAGAGCGTACATTAACAGATGAAGAAGTTACGGATCTTCATGGTAAAGTAGTTGAAGAAATTGGAAAATCTTTTCATGCAGAATTAAGGAAATAA
- a CDS encoding SMP-30/gluconolactonase/LRE family protein gives MEEVKLIVDSKSTLGEGPCWDDEEQCLYWVDILEEKLHIYNLNEESNRTIQMEQAPGAVVRRNNGGLVLAMLDGFFTYNIQSQKLEKIVDPESHLPENRFNDGKCDPAGRFWAGSMRLDLEHDKAALYCLDTDLTVKKMLEPVSVSNGLAWSPDFTTMYYIDTPTQQVVAYDYNMRTGEITNKKVVVTIPLEEGGPDGMTIDAEGKLWVAHWGGYKVSRWDPEKGKQIGEVRVPAKQVTSCTFGGENFDELYITTANVGLDAEEMEQYPYSGGLFSVKMNIKGTPSYKFKG, from the coding sequence ATGGAAGAAGTAAAATTAATTGTTGATTCAAAATCAACCCTTGGAGAGGGACCGTGTTGGGATGATGAAGAGCAATGTTTATATTGGGTTGATATTTTAGAAGAAAAATTACATATATACAATTTGAATGAAGAATCAAACAGAACAATTCAAATGGAGCAAGCACCTGGAGCGGTTGTGAGACGAAACAATGGAGGTCTTGTTTTAGCGATGTTGGATGGTTTTTTTACCTATAACATACAGTCTCAAAAGCTGGAGAAAATAGTAGATCCAGAAAGTCACTTGCCAGAAAATCGTTTTAATGATGGAAAATGTGATCCTGCTGGTCGTTTTTGGGCTGGTTCAATGAGGTTGGATCTAGAGCATGATAAAGCTGCTTTATATTGTTTAGATACAGACCTAACTGTAAAAAAAATGCTCGAACCTGTCTCGGTCTCTAACGGATTAGCTTGGTCACCTGATTTTACAACGATGTATTATATTGATACACCTACACAGCAAGTAGTTGCCTATGATTATAATATGAGAACAGGAGAGATTACGAATAAAAAAGTAGTAGTAACTATTCCTTTAGAAGAGGGTGGCCCTGATGGTATGACGATTGATGCGGAAGGGAAGTTATGGGTAGCCCACTGGGGTGGTTATAAGGTGTCAAGATGGGACCCAGAAAAAGGAAAACAAATAGGTGAGGTTCGTGTGCCAGCAAAACAAGTTACTTCTTGTACATTTGGTGGAGAAAATTTTGACGAGTTATACATTACTACAGCAAATGTTGGTTTGGATGCGGAGGAAATGGAACAATACCCTTATTCTGGCGGTTTGTTTTCAGTAAAAATGAATATAAAAGGAACTCCTTCTTATAAATTTAAAGGTTAA
- a CDS encoding aldo/keto reductase produces the protein MKYRRLGKTDLKVSIVGVGTWQFGGEWGKTYTAQEAAQILEKAKEVGINLIDTAECYGDHLSESLIGQYLKNEKREDWVVATKFGHKFNDLFERDQVWSANQVIKQLENSLKALQTDYIDLYQFHSGSDEYFDNDELWTALDKQIQAGKIRHLGISIGSNENIHQTNNATKVNAKAIQVVYNRLDRKPENEVFPSCQEQDLGVLARVPLASGYLSGKYKPGAEFGQTDVRHRHTDRDDRLKIVEEIKQYEVPKKMDMAQWALAWCLKHPAVTTVIPGCKNVKQVESNTAAVQYISDNHPQAWKDEEEEK, from the coding sequence ATGAAATATCGTCGTCTTGGAAAAACGGATTTAAAAGTATCTATTGTTGGAGTAGGAACATGGCAATTTGGAGGGGAATGGGGTAAAACCTATACTGCCCAAGAAGCAGCACAAATTTTAGAAAAAGCAAAAGAGGTTGGCATCAATCTTATTGATACTGCTGAATGTTATGGTGATCATTTATCGGAATCATTAATTGGACAATATTTAAAAAATGAAAAACGAGAAGATTGGGTTGTGGCCACTAAATTTGGACATAAGTTTAACGACTTATTTGAACGTGATCAAGTTTGGAGTGCAAATCAAGTCATCAAGCAGTTGGAAAACTCTTTAAAGGCTCTTCAAACAGATTATATTGATCTGTATCAATTCCACTCTGGTTCAGATGAATACTTCGATAATGATGAATTGTGGACAGCCTTAGACAAACAAATACAAGCAGGGAAAATACGTCATCTTGGAATTTCAATTGGAAGCAACGAAAACATACATCAAACCAATAACGCAACGAAAGTAAACGCAAAAGCGATACAGGTTGTATATAATCGATTAGATCGCAAACCAGAAAATGAAGTATTCCCTTCTTGCCAAGAACAAGATCTTGGTGTATTAGCTAGAGTTCCATTAGCAAGCGGTTATTTAAGTGGAAAATATAAACCAGGTGCTGAGTTCGGTCAGACAGACGTAAGACATCGACATACAGATCGAGATGACAGGCTAAAAATTGTTGAGGAAATCAAACAATATGAAGTTCCTAAAAAGATGGATATGGCTCAATGGGCATTAGCATGGTGTCTCAAACATCCAGCAGTCACTACAGTTATTCCCGGTTGTAAAAATGTGAAGCAAGTTGAGTCAAATACAGCCGCTGTTCAATATATTAGTGATAATCATCCACAGGCTTGGAAGGATGAAGAGGAAGAAAAATAA
- a CDS encoding spore germination protein, which yields MPSILGVAKIINVSGSAKVKAGDTVQITPVSYVKAYIGSGSANAGDLPRTNNFISTTNTIDADIKDQTQDNIFGLEDNVFFV from the coding sequence ATGCCATCTATTTTAGGTGTTGCAAAAATCATTAATGTTTCTGGTTCAGCGAAGGTAAAAGCAGGAGATACTGTGCAAATTACACCAGTAAGTTATGTAAAGGCTTATATAGGCTCTGGCAGTGCTAATGCAGGGGACTTGCCAAGAACAAATAACTTTATAAGTACTACAAACACCATCGATGCTGATATAAAAGATCAAACTCAGGATAATATATTTGGACTTGAGGATAATGTGTTTTTTGTTTAA
- a CDS encoding MerR family transcriptional regulator, with product MMYKVKEVSNIVGVSVRTLHHYDRIGLLEPETTTPAGYRLYTDQNLERLQQILFFKEMDFSLQEIKEILDRADFDRKEALKTHKEVLLKKKKRIEKMIKTVNKTLESIEGGIKMENKEMFNGFDMKKIEEHQAKYAEEAKQKYGESYEKTIQKTKNYTKEDWKNITEEANHIYSTIASRMEFGPEDEQAQKAIHEWRQHITKYYYECTIDTFRGLGDMYVADVRFTNNIDKHKEGLAEFMKQVMHIYCDKQQKD from the coding sequence ATCATGTATAAAGTAAAAGAAGTTTCAAACATTGTAGGTGTAAGTGTGCGCACGCTTCACCACTATGATCGAATTGGTCTGCTTGAACCTGAAACAACAACTCCGGCCGGATATAGACTTTATACTGATCAAAACCTCGAAAGACTGCAGCAAATCTTATTTTTTAAGGAAATGGATTTTAGTCTGCAGGAAATTAAAGAGATTTTAGATCGAGCTGACTTTGACAGAAAAGAAGCTCTTAAAACTCACAAAGAAGTGTTATTAAAAAAGAAAAAACGCATCGAGAAAATGATCAAAACGGTAAATAAAACATTAGAGTCAATTGAAGGAGGAATAAAAATGGAAAACAAAGAGATGTTTAACGGGTTTGATATGAAAAAAATTGAAGAACATCAAGCAAAATATGCTGAAGAAGCGAAACAAAAATATGGTGAAAGTTATGAAAAAACTATACAGAAAACAAAAAACTATACAAAAGAAGATTGGAAAAACATCACTGAGGAAGCAAATCACATCTATAGTACGATAGCTTCAAGAATGGAATTCGGACCGGAGGATGAACAGGCTCAAAAAGCTATTCATGAATGGAGACAGCACATTACGAAGTACTATTACGAATGTACGATAGATACCTTTAGAGGGCTTGGAGACATGTACGTTGCAGATGTACGATTTACTAACAATATAGATAAACACAAAGAAGGATTGGCTGAATTTATGAAACAAGTTATGCATATTTATTGTGACAAACAGCAGAAAGATTGA
- a CDS encoding NAD(P)/FAD-dependent oxidoreductase, whose translation MNELVKLDVIVIGAGQAGLAIGYYLKKSNLSFLLLDQNVQIGETWIKRYDSLILFSPRKYSSLPGLSFPGNPNGYPNKNETADYLKKYKKQFSIPVELDTHVIQLTKENDVFITETNHKTYHSKVVVIATGPFQSSFIPKLKCSSLDEKIIQLHSSEYKNPQQLHKGNTLVVGAGNSGAQIAVELSNSHDVYLSSSQNLKFSPHKFAGKSVFWWFEILKIYDVFHTGTKLGEWIKKQPEPIMGTELKELIHQNKVKITAKTISIDGNKVTFEDGKTLTVKNIIWATGFTQNFDWIKINNVLNQKGNPLHKRGVSQVPGLFFIGLPWLHKRPSALLGGVGEDAEYIVKTQISV comes from the coding sequence GTGAATGAATTAGTAAAATTAGATGTCATCGTCATCGGTGCAGGACAGGCAGGGCTAGCCATAGGCTATTATTTAAAAAAATCAAATCTATCTTTTTTATTATTAGATCAAAACGTACAAATAGGAGAAACATGGATTAAACGTTACGATTCTTTAATCTTATTTTCACCTAGAAAGTACAGTAGTTTACCAGGGTTGTCATTTCCAGGCAATCCTAATGGATACCCTAATAAAAATGAAACAGCAGATTATTTAAAAAAATATAAAAAACAGTTTTCCATCCCAGTAGAACTTGATACCCATGTCATACAATTAACAAAAGAAAATGATGTTTTTATTACAGAAACAAACCATAAAACATATCATTCAAAAGTAGTTGTCATTGCTACAGGTCCATTTCAATCTTCCTTCATCCCTAAATTGAAGTGTTCAAGTTTAGATGAGAAAATCATCCAATTACACTCTTCAGAATATAAAAACCCTCAGCAACTGCATAAGGGAAACACATTAGTTGTAGGGGCAGGAAACTCTGGAGCACAAATTGCCGTAGAGCTTAGTAACTCACATGATGTTTATCTCTCCTCTAGTCAAAATTTAAAATTTTCACCACATAAGTTTGCAGGAAAAAGTGTCTTTTGGTGGTTTGAAATACTCAAAATCTATGATGTGTTCCATACAGGAACGAAGTTAGGAGAATGGATCAAAAAACAACCTGAACCCATTATGGGTACTGAATTGAAAGAACTTATTCACCAAAATAAAGTGAAAATAACTGCAAAAACAATATCTATAGATGGGAATAAGGTTACTTTTGAAGATGGAAAAACATTAACTGTAAAGAATATCATATGGGCAACAGGTTTTACACAGAACTTTGATTGGATTAAAATAAATAATGTACTTAATCAAAAAGGGAACCCTTTGCACAAAAGAGGAGTTTCTCAAGTTCCAGGTTTATTTTTCATAGGATTACCATGGTTACATAAAAGACCCTCTGCCCTCCTTGGTGGAGTTGGAGAAGATGCAGAATATATCGTAAAAACTCAAATAAGTGTGTAA